TTGACAGTACAAATGCTAGCGATAAGCCGGGTTTACCAAAGATTAGTTCCGACCCCATGAACAATTATACTGTTCCAGTGAAAGAACATCAAGCAGATGTTTGTAACACGATTGGCGGAAGCGTTTTGGCTGGATATTCGCTGCGGGACTTGATGAGGAAAAAACGATTAGCCCTTGGGGACTCGCCTAGTTCACAACATAAGAAGTTTAGGAAGGTTCTACCACTGACTAGAGACTCTGGGGGTGGGAAGAAAAAGGAGCGCATGGCTACCTTGAGATCTGAGGACAAGAAACCAGGTCCTGCTCTTTCTGCAGAAGTTAGTGAACGTTACTTTGGCGATGCTCCTCAAAATATATCTCCAACAGATGCAGGAGATTGTGACTTTAATATATCCACTCAGTCATCTGAACTTCATTCCGCTGATAAGGAATCACAGACTGTGGAATCAGGCATATTGGTGGCCAGCAATAAACTTGTTGGGAATGATATAAATAATGTCAAAAAATCTGGGGATGAGCAAGAGTCAACTGCCAATGTAACTGTTGAGACAGGAAAGTTGATATGCCTAACCTTAAGCAAGAAGCCCCCTTCACTCGGTTGCCTAAGTGCTGGACTGCAGGATTCTTCACGTGATAGATATGGTACTTTTACTCATCTTGTTCTGGTTCTAGTTCTAGTTTGTGCTACTTACAATCAATTCTTCtctttatcttatgtttttcaaAACCTTGAGATTACTTCTGATATCTTGTTGTTTCTTCTCTTGGAAGAGGGGAATTCCAAGGAGATCCCATTTTTTTCCAAGGAGGACCCTGAAGTCAACGAAAAGAAACACCTTTCCCAAGGAGCTTCCCTTGGTATTCCCTTGCATCATCTCAATGACGGCTCAAGCCTTTACCTACTGACCCCTGCCTTTTCACCCCCTCCTTTGGATTTTGTTTCACAATGGATATCGAATAACAAAGGTATTGTGTAGAGTTACATCCTCTAAAAGGTTCAATATACATTGCTTAAAGCCCATTTGCCACTGTTCCTGATTAAGATAATAGTTACTGTGTTGGATGTTGTAAAAGCAAGTGAAAATGATGTTTTGTGTTTTGAACTTTTTGAATTTTCCAGGTCCAGTGGATGCTAGTATTGATTCAGAAAAACTACCGTTAGGAGATGATCATGTAATGCCTGTGTCTGAGCACGTGGAGCAGCATGATAACGTTTTTGTGAATTCAGAGTTAAATGCTTATACGGAGTCTGAGATAGATCTGAAAAGCAAAGGAAAGAGTCCTAACCTTAATTTGCAGACCACTGTTTCACAAGAGATGTCTCAGCTCTCAGGTCCTGATGGGAAATCAGGGGCCACTCCCTTAAGTCAAATTGGATTCCGAGATCCTGCGAGCATGGGCGCTGGGCAACAGCTTACAGTGCTGAGTATAGAGGTGCTTTAACTTAATCCCTTTTTTGTGAAGTTACACATAATTAGTCATGTACATTTTGAATTTCATATATGAAACCCTCATTTCATGTTAATCAATTCATGCCACATTTGCCATTTCTCGAGCCTCATAGCGAGCAACATGATGTTCTGTTTTCGTTGTGCTGATCTTACAGTTAATAGAGTAATAATCATTTGTTCAATGCTTGAGAATACTTGGACTTAGAAAGTAAAATGTGCAGCTCGTTAAGTAGTTTGTCTTAGTACATTTATTATGATGTATGTTGCTCATTTCTTAAGAGTTGAGTGAAAACGCCTATTCTATTATGTTACTGCTGTTATTAAAATGCTCTATGTGGCGAAAATGAATGCCCTTACTTTAAGATGATGTTTTCTGGGAAAGGGTTCGTTGATATATGTTATTGATATCTATAAACTTACAGGTTCACGCAGAGTCTAGAGGGGACCTTCGACCTGATCCACGATTTGACTCTGTCAATGTCGTAGCTCTCGTCGTGCAGAATGATGATAGTTTTGCAGCTGAAGTATTCGTACTTTTATTTAGTCCAGATATCATTTCTCAGAGGTAAACTACTTATTTTGCAGCGGAAATATTCGTTCTTTTAGTAATTTCCTTCTATAATATGCCTTTTTCCATCTTGCTATTGTTATCCCACTACAGAAATGTTGATGGTCTCTCTGGATGCAAGTTGTCTGTCTTCCTTGAAGAGAAGCAACTATTCAGTTATTTTATTGAGACTGTATGTAAATGGGATCCGGATATTCTTGTGGGCTGGGATATACAGGGTGGATCCCTTGGTTTTCTAGCTGAAAGGGCTGCACAGCTTGGTATAAGATTTCTCAATAATATCTCCAGGACACCAACTCCAACCACGAGAAATGATTCAGATAATACGAGAAACCTTGGTAACAGTCTGCAGCCAGATCCATTGGTAGCTGGTCCTGATCAAGTGGAAGAAGTGGTGATTGAGGACGAGTGGGGCCGCACGCATGCCAGTGGTGTTCATGTCGGAGGTAGAATTGTTCTCAACGCATGGCGTTTGATCCGCGGGGAAGTGAAACTCAACATGTACACTATCGAAGCTGTGTCGGAGGCTGTTTTGAGGCGGAAGATTCCGTCGATCCCCTATGAAGTATTGACACAGTGGTTCTCAAGCGGTCCTGCAGGTGCAAGATACCGATGCATAGAGTATGTGATACGCAGAGCAAATTTGACGCTTGAGATAATGAGCCAGCTTGACATGGTATGTAACATTTTGAACTTGATTTATATGCAAGTTGTATCCTACTAAATCATCTTTTGCAGATAAATCGCACCTCAGAGCTTGCTCGTGTTTTCGGCATCGAGTTTTTCTCAGTTCTGTCACGAGGTTCCCAATACAGAGTGGAATCCATGCTTCTGAGATTAGCACATACACAAAATTATCTTGCTATTTCTCCAGGAAACCAACAGGTGCGTTATATCAGCATCCATAATAGATGCCTTGCAGTTAATCTTTAAAACCTTTACACGCCTATCTAACTAAATCATGTGATTATGTAGGTTGCTTCTCAGCCAGCTATGCAGTGTGTACCTCTTGTGATGGAACCAGAATCTGCCTTCTACGAGGATCCTGTTATTGTGTTGGACTTTCAATCGCTGTACCCTTCAATGATCATAGCATATAATCTGTGCTTTTGTACATGCCTCGGAAAACTTGCACATTTGAAGATGAACACCCTTGGGGTCAGCTCATACTCTCTAGACCTTGATGTTCTTCAGGATTTTAATCAGATCCTGCAGACCCCAAACAGTGTTATGTACGAGCCACCAGAGGTAATGTGCATTGCTTTTTCTTGAGCAAAATAAATCTTGAATCTAAAGTCATCATATTCAATACAAACAAATGATCTCATTTCCCTTAAGCATCCTTTTCTTGATTAGCTTAAGCATAATAGTCACCTCCTCTTCTTACATGTAGGTGCGCAGAGGAATACTACCGAGGCTGCTGGAGGAAATTCTATCTACAAGAATAATGGTGAAAAAAGCAATGAAAAAATTGACTCCTTCAGAAGCAGTTCTTGGTCGGGTATGGTTATTATCTTGATTAGGCATGTGGGTTCTGTTAGTTCGGAAAATTCGGTTTTTGATTAGTTCGGTTCAGCATAAATCTTACTGAATTAACCCGAAATAAAGTTCGATTCGGTATTCGGCTAGCTTGGTTTTTAGAAATCCTACCGAAGCTTTTGATTTCGGTTAGATATCTGTTTAACTTTGTTAAAATTCTggttaaatttggttatttcaGTTTGAAATTTGGTTAGTTATGTTAGTTTGGTCGTTTTTTTGGGTATGGTttggatataattttttttaagaagaaaacCGAAGTAACCAATtgccgaaccaaaccaaaaaccgaacTTTCTTAGAAAACCTACCGAATCGAACCGAACTTCTAgccaaactaaccaaaatttcGTTTTGGCGAGTTCTGGCCGGTTCATAATCCCAGGCCTAATCTTGACCAGAGTCCACACTTAATATTTTGACTAGGGATTCTGATTTCATCTACAAACGTTTTCTGcagtttttctaaaataaaatttacaattttgatGGTATTTGGTGTTTTCTTCCAGATATTTAATGCGAGGCAGCTTGCTTTAAAGCTGATAGCAAACGTGACATATGGCTATACTGCTGCTGGCTTCAGTGGTCGAATGCCTTGTGCAGAGCTGGCAGATAGTATTGTCCAGTGTGGTCGTAGCACACTTGAGAAGGCTATTTCGTTCGTCAATGAGAATTGGAACGCTAGAGTTGTATATGGCGACACAGATAGGTAAATTTCCATATCTACTCATCTGGATGAAGTGAAGTATATATATCACAGTTTTTTTCTTATGCATTTTAATTACTTGTGTTAGTATGTTTGTCCTCCTCAAAGGACGAACTGTTAAAGAAGCTTTTGAAGTCGGACAACAGATCGCATCTGGAATCACCGAAATGAATCCATACCCAGTCACTCTAAAGATGGAGAAAGTCTATCAACCTTGTTTCCTTCTCACGAAGAAGCGCTGTGTTGGGTACAGTTACGAAAGTCCCGATCAGGACAAGCCTACGTTTGATGCAAAAGGTATTGAAACTGTTCGGAGAGACACTT
This Brassica napus cultivar Da-Ae chromosome C6, Da-Ae, whole genome shotgun sequence DNA region includes the following protein-coding sequences:
- the LOC111213528 gene encoding DNA polymerase zeta catalytic subunit isoform X2, translating into MAESLSGPNVFSLRIVSIDYYMASPIPAYDLCYSSFQGGEVTEVPVIRVYGSTPSGQKTCLHIHRALPYLYIPCSDIPLDQHNGVDGIIPTISLELEKALKLKGSAASKRQHVHDCEIVRAKKFYGYHSTEEAFVKIYLYHPQDVSRAASLLLAGAVLGRSLQPYESHIPFILQFLVDYNLYGMGHVHISKMKFRSPVPHQFHPRKFDLDDCVGQGIDEVASIKADSSAAANVSFPVWSLSTIPGQWMWNLSEESDTPLSQSQQSHQYRRQSLCELEGDTTISDILNQQLKMYNSLSQAQSDTKMVQSLVAIWEEEYERTGVYDAPIPPDPGKPSAADVLKTMSDYIGFENMLKEMYHEVGMPSPDMKPAAVSSDVSEMHAKPEITDPQALSHMVGTGSEFPASEKLSPLDESGEASLENDAYMKTPTDIDIHAEIQDAEALGLFKWFASSQAAEDINSDDEILRETILSPLVPLASMNKVLEMASTDYLSQSQKECQDILDSQEDQIDLGSSTKPVPSSDKQSIDTEVSSDVPNISTSDASYENSFQRYRKSELHTSFSRSSKSVWGPLPLSLTKNLQKNFDSTNASDKPGLPKISSDPMNNYTVPVKEHQADVCNTIGGSVLAGYSLRDLMRKKRLALGDSPSSQHKKFRKVLPLTRDSGGGKKKERMATLRSEDKKPGPALSAEVSERYFGDAPQNISPTDAGDCDFNISTQSSELHSADKESQTVESGILVASNKLVGNDINNVKKSGDEQESTANVTVETGKLICLTLSKKPPSLGCLSAGLQDSSRDRYEGNSKEIPFFSKEDPEVNEKKHLSQGASLGIPLHHLNDGSSLYLLTPAFSPPPLDFVSQWISNNKGPVDASIDSEKLPLGDDHVMPVSEHVEQHDNVFVNSELNAYTESEIDLKSKGKSPNLNLQTTVSQEMSQLSGPDGKSGATPLSQIGFRDPASMGAGQQLTVLSIEVHAESRGDLRPDPRFDSVNVVALVVQNDDSFAAEVFVLLFSPDIISQRNVDGLSGCKLSVFLEEKQLFSYFIETVCKWDPDILVGWDIQGGSLGFLAERAAQLGIRFLNNISRTPTPTTRNDSDNTRNLGNSLQPDPLVAGPDQVEEVVIEDEWGRTHASGVHVGGRIVLNAWRLIRGEVKLNMYTIEAVSEAVLRRKIPSIPYEVLTQWFSSGPAGARYRCIEYVIRRANLTLEIMSQLDMINRTSELARVFGIEFFSVLSRGSQYRVESMLLRLAHTQNYLAISPGNQQVASQPAMQCVPLVMEPESAFYEDPVIVLDFQSLYPSMIIAYNLCFCTCLGKLAHLKMNTLGVSSYSLDLDVLQDFNQILQTPNSVMYEPPEVRRGILPRLLEEILSTRIMVKKAMKKLTPSEAVLGRIFNARQLALKLIANVTYGYTAAGFSGRMPCAELADSIVQCGRSTLEKAISFVNENWNARVVYGDTDSMFVLLKGRTVKEAFEVGQQIASGITEMNPYPVTLKMEKVYQPCFLLTKKRCVGYSYESPDQDKPTFDAKGIETVRRDTCEAVAKTMEQSLRLFFEKKNISMVKSYLYRQWKRILQGRVSLQDFVFAKEVRLGTYSTRDSSLLPPAAIVATKAMRADPRTEPRYAERVPYVVIHGEPGARLVDMVVDPLVLLDIDSPYRLNDLYYINKQIIPALQRVFGLVGADLNQWFLEMPRPTRSSLGQRPLNSRNSHKARIDYFYLSKHCLLCGEVVQDSAQLCNRCLKNGGAAATIVWKTSKLEREMQHLATICRHCGGGDWVVQCGVKCNSLACSVFYERRKVQKELRGLSSIATESELYPKCMAEWF
- the LOC111213528 gene encoding DNA polymerase zeta catalytic subunit isoform X1 translates to MAESLSGPNVFSLRIVSIDYYMASPIPAYDLCYSSFQGGEVTEVPVIRVYGSTPSGQKTCLHIHRALPYLYIPCSDIPLDQHNGVDGIIPTISLELEKALKLKGSAASKRQHVHDCEIVRAKKFYGYHSTEEAFVKIYLYHPQDVSRAASLLLAGAVLGRSLQPYESHIPFILQFLVDYNLYGMGHVHISKMKFRSPVPHQFHPRKFDLDDCVGQGIDEVASIKQADSSAAANVSFPVWSLSTIPGQWMWNLSEESDTPLSQSQQSHQYRRQSLCELEGDTTISDILNQQLKMYNSLSQAQSDTKMVQSLVAIWEEEYERTGVYDAPIPPDPGKPSAADVLKTMSDYIGFENMLKEMYHEVGMPSPDMKPAAVSSDVSEMHAKPEITDPQALSHMVGTGSEFPASEKLSPLDESGEASLENDAYMKTPTDIDIHAEIQDAEALGLFKWFASSQAAEDINSDDEILRETILSPLVPLASMNKVLEMASTDYLSQSQKECQDILDSQEDQIDLGSSTKPVPSSDKQSIDTEVSSDVPNISTSDASYENSFQRYRKSELHTSFSRSSKSVWGPLPLSLTKNLQKNFDSTNASDKPGLPKISSDPMNNYTVPVKEHQADVCNTIGGSVLAGYSLRDLMRKKRLALGDSPSSQHKKFRKVLPLTRDSGGGKKKERMATLRSEDKKPGPALSAEVSERYFGDAPQNISPTDAGDCDFNISTQSSELHSADKESQTVESGILVASNKLVGNDINNVKKSGDEQESTANVTVETGKLICLTLSKKPPSLGCLSAGLQDSSRDRYEGNSKEIPFFSKEDPEVNEKKHLSQGASLGIPLHHLNDGSSLYLLTPAFSPPPLDFVSQWISNNKGPVDASIDSEKLPLGDDHVMPVSEHVEQHDNVFVNSELNAYTESEIDLKSKGKSPNLNLQTTVSQEMSQLSGPDGKSGATPLSQIGFRDPASMGAGQQLTVLSIEVHAESRGDLRPDPRFDSVNVVALVVQNDDSFAAEVFVLLFSPDIISQRNVDGLSGCKLSVFLEEKQLFSYFIETVCKWDPDILVGWDIQGGSLGFLAERAAQLGIRFLNNISRTPTPTTRNDSDNTRNLGNSLQPDPLVAGPDQVEEVVIEDEWGRTHASGVHVGGRIVLNAWRLIRGEVKLNMYTIEAVSEAVLRRKIPSIPYEVLTQWFSSGPAGARYRCIEYVIRRANLTLEIMSQLDMINRTSELARVFGIEFFSVLSRGSQYRVESMLLRLAHTQNYLAISPGNQQVASQPAMQCVPLVMEPESAFYEDPVIVLDFQSLYPSMIIAYNLCFCTCLGKLAHLKMNTLGVSSYSLDLDVLQDFNQILQTPNSVMYEPPEVRRGILPRLLEEILSTRIMVKKAMKKLTPSEAVLGRIFNARQLALKLIANVTYGYTAAGFSGRMPCAELADSIVQCGRSTLEKAISFVNENWNARVVYGDTDSMFVLLKGRTVKEAFEVGQQIASGITEMNPYPVTLKMEKVYQPCFLLTKKRCVGYSYESPDQDKPTFDAKGIETVRRDTCEAVAKTMEQSLRLFFEKKNISMVKSYLYRQWKRILQGRVSLQDFVFAKEVRLGTYSTRDSSLLPPAAIVATKAMRADPRTEPRYAERVPYVVIHGEPGARLVDMVVDPLVLLDIDSPYRLNDLYYINKQIIPALQRVFGLVGADLNQWFLEMPRPTRSSLGQRPLNSRNSHKARIDYFYLSKHCLLCGEVVQDSAQLCNRCLKNGGAAATIVWKTSKLEREMQHLATICRHCGGGDWVVQCGVKCNSLACSVFYERRKVQKELRGLSSIATESELYPKCMAEWF